Proteins encoded by one window of Hippoglossus hippoglossus isolate fHipHip1 chromosome 15, fHipHip1.pri, whole genome shotgun sequence:
- the anxa11a gene encoding annexin A11a isoform X2 has product MSYPGYPPQAGGYPPQAGGYPPQAGGYPPQAGGYPPQAGGYPPQAGGYPPQAGGYPPQAGGYPPQAGGYPQAPPQGSWGGGPTGGYPSIGLDSLSNPGYNAGMANHNSSMYTQAPGVYPSLPQSGGYGARLPNQQSYGMYPQPGGTMPQHQGPAMSYPGQPGQPMQGYPRAPSPNPSMPGYGGAPAPMPGYPSPNPSMPAYGGGAMPIAPAVNRGFRGTIKDYPGADQLRDVEVLRKAMKGFGTDEQAIIELLGTRSIKQRVPLLRAYKTSYGKDLVKDLHSELSGDFRKLVMAMLKSPAELDAYELNSAIKGAGTDEACLIEILSSRSNAEIKEINRIYKQEYKKTLEDAISGDTSGHFRRLLISLAQGNRDERSNVDISMAKQDAQALYAAGENKLGTDESKFNAILCARSKPHLRTVFLEYQQMCGRDIEKSIGREMSGDLESGMLAVVKCIKNTNAYFAERLYKSMKGAGTKDTTLIRIMVTRSEVDMLDIRQEYVKNYGKSLYTHISGDTSGDYKKLLLKLCGGSD; this is encoded by the exons ATGAGCTACCCTGGATACCCCCCTCAGGCTGGTGGATACCCCCCTCAGGCAGGCGGATACCCTCCCCAGGCAGGCGGATACCCTCCTCAGGCAGGGGGATACCCACCTCAAGCAGGCGGATACCCACCTCAAGCAGGCGGATACCCACCTCAGGCAGGCGGATACCCACCTCAGGCAGGCGGATACCCTCCCCAAGCAGGAG GCTACCCACAGGCACCACCACAAG GCAGCTGGGGTGGTGGCCCTACTGGTGGTTATCCCTCCATTGGTCTTGACAGCTTATCCAACCCCGGATACAATGCTGGTATG GCCAACCACAACTCATCCATGTACACCCAAGCCCCTGGGGTGTACCCATCTCTCCCTCAGTCTGGTGGGTATGGTGCCCGCTTACCTAACCAACAGTCATATGGCATGTACCCACAGCCAGGAGGGACCATGCCTCAACACCAAGGCCCAGCGATGAGCTACCCCGGTCAGCCTGGACAGCCTATGCAAGGGTACCCTCGTGCCCCATCACCTAATCCTTCCATGCCCGGTTATGGAGGAGCTCCCGCACCTATGCCAGGGTACCCATCACCAAATCCATCCATGCCAGCCTATGGAGGAGGAGCCATGCCAATAGCTCCAGCTGTCAAT AGAGGATTCAGGGGAACAATCAAGGACTATCCTGGAGCTGACCAACTTAGGGATGTGGAGGTCCTGAGAAAGGCCATGAAGGGCTTTG GAACTGATGAGCAAGCCATTATCGAGTTACTGGGGACTCGCTCCATCAAGCAGCGTGTGCCTTTGCTGCGGGCCTACAAAACTTCCTATGGGAAG GATCTGGTTAAGGACCTGCATTCGGAACTGTCTGGAGATTTCAGGAAGCTGGTCATGGCTATGTTGAAGAGCCCAGCTGAGCTTGATGCCTACGAGCTCAACAGTGCCATCAAG GGAGCTGGAACCGATGAAGCCTGTCTGATTGAGATTCTGTCTTCTCGCTCCAACGCTGAAATCAAGGAGATAAACCGCATTTACAAACAAG AATACAAGAAGACACTGGAGGATGCCATCAGCGGAGATACTTCAGGCCACTTCCGCAGGCTCCTGATCTCTCTCGCCCAG GGTAATCGTGACGAACGGTCTAATGTTGACATCTCTATGGCCAAACAAGATGCTCAG GCCCTGTATGCTGCTGGAGAAAACAAGCTGGGAACAGATGAGTCCAAATTCAATGCTATTTTGTGCGCCAGGAGCAAACCACATCTCAGAACAG tgtttctGGAGTACCAGCAGATGTGTGGAAGAGATATCGAGAAGAGCATTGGCAGGGAGATGTCTGGAGACCTCGAGAGTGGCATGCTGGCAGTGG TGAAGTGCATTAAGAACACAAATGCCTACTTTGCTGAGAGGCTCTACAAGTCCATGAAG GGAGCTGGGACCAAAGACACAACCCTGATCCGGATCATGGTGACTCGTTCTGAGGTTGACATGCTGGATATCCGCCAGGAGTATGTTAAAAACTACGGCAAAtcgctgtacacacacatctct GGAGACACATCAGGAGACTACAAGAAACTCCTACTGAAGCTGTGTGGGGGCAGTGACTGA
- the anxa11a gene encoding annexin A11a isoform X3: protein MSYPGYPPQAGGYPPQAGGYPPQAGGYPPQAGGYPPQAGGYPPQAGGYPPQAGGYPPQAGGYPPQAGGYPQQPSGYPPQAGGYPPQAGGYPQAPPQGSWGGGPTGGYPSIGLDSLSNPGYNAGMPGGTMPQHQGPAMSYPGQPGQPMQGYPRAPSPNPSMPGYGGAPAPMPGYPSPNPSMPAYGGGAMPIAPAVNRGFRGTIKDYPGADQLRDVEVLRKAMKGFGTDEQAIIELLGTRSIKQRVPLLRAYKTSYGKDLVKDLHSELSGDFRKLVMAMLKSPAELDAYELNSAIKGAGTDEACLIEILSSRSNAEIKEINRIYKQEYKKTLEDAISGDTSGHFRRLLISLAQGNRDERSNVDISMAKQDAQALYAAGENKLGTDESKFNAILCARSKPHLRTVFLEYQQMCGRDIEKSIGREMSGDLESGMLAVVKCIKNTNAYFAERLYKSMKGAGTKDTTLIRIMVTRSEVDMLDIRQEYVKNYGKSLYTHISGDTSGDYKKLLLKLCGGSD from the exons ATGAGCTACCCTGGATACCCCCCTCAGGCTGGTGGATACCCCCCTCAGGCAGGCGGATACCCTCCCCAGGCAGGCGGATACCCTCCTCAGGCAGGGGGATACCCACCTCAAGCAGGCGGATACCCACCTCAAGCAGGCGGATACCCACCTCAGGCAGGCGGATACCCACCTCAGGCAGGCGGATACCCTCCCCAAGCAGGAGGCTACCCGCAGCAGCCGAGTGGCTACCCTCCACAGGCTGGCGGCTATCCACCACAAGCAGGAGGCTACCCACAGGCACCACCACAAG GCAGCTGGGGTGGTGGCCCTACTGGTGGTTATCCCTCCATTGGTCTTGACAGCTTATCCAACCCCGGATACAATGCTGGTATG CCAGGAGGGACCATGCCTCAACACCAAGGCCCAGCGATGAGCTACCCCGGTCAGCCTGGACAGCCTATGCAAGGGTACCCTCGTGCCCCATCACCTAATCCTTCCATGCCCGGTTATGGAGGAGCTCCCGCACCTATGCCAGGGTACCCATCACCAAATCCATCCATGCCAGCCTATGGAGGAGGAGCCATGCCAATAGCTCCAGCTGTCAAT AGAGGATTCAGGGGAACAATCAAGGACTATCCTGGAGCTGACCAACTTAGGGATGTGGAGGTCCTGAGAAAGGCCATGAAGGGCTTTG GAACTGATGAGCAAGCCATTATCGAGTTACTGGGGACTCGCTCCATCAAGCAGCGTGTGCCTTTGCTGCGGGCCTACAAAACTTCCTATGGGAAG GATCTGGTTAAGGACCTGCATTCGGAACTGTCTGGAGATTTCAGGAAGCTGGTCATGGCTATGTTGAAGAGCCCAGCTGAGCTTGATGCCTACGAGCTCAACAGTGCCATCAAG GGAGCTGGAACCGATGAAGCCTGTCTGATTGAGATTCTGTCTTCTCGCTCCAACGCTGAAATCAAGGAGATAAACCGCATTTACAAACAAG AATACAAGAAGACACTGGAGGATGCCATCAGCGGAGATACTTCAGGCCACTTCCGCAGGCTCCTGATCTCTCTCGCCCAG GGTAATCGTGACGAACGGTCTAATGTTGACATCTCTATGGCCAAACAAGATGCTCAG GCCCTGTATGCTGCTGGAGAAAACAAGCTGGGAACAGATGAGTCCAAATTCAATGCTATTTTGTGCGCCAGGAGCAAACCACATCTCAGAACAG tgtttctGGAGTACCAGCAGATGTGTGGAAGAGATATCGAGAAGAGCATTGGCAGGGAGATGTCTGGAGACCTCGAGAGTGGCATGCTGGCAGTGG TGAAGTGCATTAAGAACACAAATGCCTACTTTGCTGAGAGGCTCTACAAGTCCATGAAG GGAGCTGGGACCAAAGACACAACCCTGATCCGGATCATGGTGACTCGTTCTGAGGTTGACATGCTGGATATCCGCCAGGAGTATGTTAAAAACTACGGCAAAtcgctgtacacacacatctct GGAGACACATCAGGAGACTACAAGAAACTCCTACTGAAGCTGTGTGGGGGCAGTGACTGA
- the anxa11a gene encoding annexin A11a isoform X4, which produces MSYPGYPPQAGGYPPQAGGYPPQAGGYPPQAGGYPPQAGGYPPQAGGYPPQAGGYPPQAGGYPPQAGGYPQAPPQGSWGGGPTGGYPSIGLDSLSNPGYNAGMPGGTMPQHQGPAMSYPGQPGQPMQGYPRAPSPNPSMPGYGGAPAPMPGYPSPNPSMPAYGGGAMPIAPAVNRGFRGTIKDYPGADQLRDVEVLRKAMKGFGTDEQAIIELLGTRSIKQRVPLLRAYKTSYGKDLVKDLHSELSGDFRKLVMAMLKSPAELDAYELNSAIKGAGTDEACLIEILSSRSNAEIKEINRIYKQEYKKTLEDAISGDTSGHFRRLLISLAQGNRDERSNVDISMAKQDAQALYAAGENKLGTDESKFNAILCARSKPHLRTVFLEYQQMCGRDIEKSIGREMSGDLESGMLAVVKCIKNTNAYFAERLYKSMKGAGTKDTTLIRIMVTRSEVDMLDIRQEYVKNYGKSLYTHISGDTSGDYKKLLLKLCGGSD; this is translated from the exons ATGAGCTACCCTGGATACCCCCCTCAGGCTGGTGGATACCCCCCTCAGGCAGGCGGATACCCTCCCCAGGCAGGCGGATACCCTCCTCAGGCAGGGGGATACCCACCTCAAGCAGGCGGATACCCACCTCAAGCAGGCGGATACCCACCTCAGGCAGGCGGATACCCACCTCAGGCAGGCGGATACCCTCCCCAAGCAGGAG GCTACCCACAGGCACCACCACAAG GCAGCTGGGGTGGTGGCCCTACTGGTGGTTATCCCTCCATTGGTCTTGACAGCTTATCCAACCCCGGATACAATGCTGGTATG CCAGGAGGGACCATGCCTCAACACCAAGGCCCAGCGATGAGCTACCCCGGTCAGCCTGGACAGCCTATGCAAGGGTACCCTCGTGCCCCATCACCTAATCCTTCCATGCCCGGTTATGGAGGAGCTCCCGCACCTATGCCAGGGTACCCATCACCAAATCCATCCATGCCAGCCTATGGAGGAGGAGCCATGCCAATAGCTCCAGCTGTCAAT AGAGGATTCAGGGGAACAATCAAGGACTATCCTGGAGCTGACCAACTTAGGGATGTGGAGGTCCTGAGAAAGGCCATGAAGGGCTTTG GAACTGATGAGCAAGCCATTATCGAGTTACTGGGGACTCGCTCCATCAAGCAGCGTGTGCCTTTGCTGCGGGCCTACAAAACTTCCTATGGGAAG GATCTGGTTAAGGACCTGCATTCGGAACTGTCTGGAGATTTCAGGAAGCTGGTCATGGCTATGTTGAAGAGCCCAGCTGAGCTTGATGCCTACGAGCTCAACAGTGCCATCAAG GGAGCTGGAACCGATGAAGCCTGTCTGATTGAGATTCTGTCTTCTCGCTCCAACGCTGAAATCAAGGAGATAAACCGCATTTACAAACAAG AATACAAGAAGACACTGGAGGATGCCATCAGCGGAGATACTTCAGGCCACTTCCGCAGGCTCCTGATCTCTCTCGCCCAG GGTAATCGTGACGAACGGTCTAATGTTGACATCTCTATGGCCAAACAAGATGCTCAG GCCCTGTATGCTGCTGGAGAAAACAAGCTGGGAACAGATGAGTCCAAATTCAATGCTATTTTGTGCGCCAGGAGCAAACCACATCTCAGAACAG tgtttctGGAGTACCAGCAGATGTGTGGAAGAGATATCGAGAAGAGCATTGGCAGGGAGATGTCTGGAGACCTCGAGAGTGGCATGCTGGCAGTGG TGAAGTGCATTAAGAACACAAATGCCTACTTTGCTGAGAGGCTCTACAAGTCCATGAAG GGAGCTGGGACCAAAGACACAACCCTGATCCGGATCATGGTGACTCGTTCTGAGGTTGACATGCTGGATATCCGCCAGGAGTATGTTAAAAACTACGGCAAAtcgctgtacacacacatctct GGAGACACATCAGGAGACTACAAGAAACTCCTACTGAAGCTGTGTGGGGGCAGTGACTGA
- the anxa11a gene encoding annexin A11a isoform X1 → MSYPGYPPQAGGYPPQAGGYPPQAGGYPPQAGGYPPQAGGYPPQAGGYPPQAGGYPPQAGGYPPQAGGYPQQPSGYPPQAGGYPPQAGGYPQAPPQGSWGGGPTGGYPSIGLDSLSNPGYNAGMANHNSSMYTQAPGVYPSLPQSGGYGARLPNQQSYGMYPQPGGTMPQHQGPAMSYPGQPGQPMQGYPRAPSPNPSMPGYGGAPAPMPGYPSPNPSMPAYGGGAMPIAPAVNRGFRGTIKDYPGADQLRDVEVLRKAMKGFGTDEQAIIELLGTRSIKQRVPLLRAYKTSYGKDLVKDLHSELSGDFRKLVMAMLKSPAELDAYELNSAIKGAGTDEACLIEILSSRSNAEIKEINRIYKQEYKKTLEDAISGDTSGHFRRLLISLAQGNRDERSNVDISMAKQDAQALYAAGENKLGTDESKFNAILCARSKPHLRTVFLEYQQMCGRDIEKSIGREMSGDLESGMLAVVKCIKNTNAYFAERLYKSMKGAGTKDTTLIRIMVTRSEVDMLDIRQEYVKNYGKSLYTHISGDTSGDYKKLLLKLCGGSD, encoded by the exons ATGAGCTACCCTGGATACCCCCCTCAGGCTGGTGGATACCCCCCTCAGGCAGGCGGATACCCTCCCCAGGCAGGCGGATACCCTCCTCAGGCAGGGGGATACCCACCTCAAGCAGGCGGATACCCACCTCAAGCAGGCGGATACCCACCTCAGGCAGGCGGATACCCACCTCAGGCAGGCGGATACCCTCCCCAAGCAGGAGGCTACCCGCAGCAGCCGAGTGGCTACCCTCCACAGGCTGGCGGCTATCCACCACAAGCAGGAGGCTACCCACAGGCACCACCACAAG GCAGCTGGGGTGGTGGCCCTACTGGTGGTTATCCCTCCATTGGTCTTGACAGCTTATCCAACCCCGGATACAATGCTGGTATG GCCAACCACAACTCATCCATGTACACCCAAGCCCCTGGGGTGTACCCATCTCTCCCTCAGTCTGGTGGGTATGGTGCCCGCTTACCTAACCAACAGTCATATGGCATGTACCCACAGCCAGGAGGGACCATGCCTCAACACCAAGGCCCAGCGATGAGCTACCCCGGTCAGCCTGGACAGCCTATGCAAGGGTACCCTCGTGCCCCATCACCTAATCCTTCCATGCCCGGTTATGGAGGAGCTCCCGCACCTATGCCAGGGTACCCATCACCAAATCCATCCATGCCAGCCTATGGAGGAGGAGCCATGCCAATAGCTCCAGCTGTCAAT AGAGGATTCAGGGGAACAATCAAGGACTATCCTGGAGCTGACCAACTTAGGGATGTGGAGGTCCTGAGAAAGGCCATGAAGGGCTTTG GAACTGATGAGCAAGCCATTATCGAGTTACTGGGGACTCGCTCCATCAAGCAGCGTGTGCCTTTGCTGCGGGCCTACAAAACTTCCTATGGGAAG GATCTGGTTAAGGACCTGCATTCGGAACTGTCTGGAGATTTCAGGAAGCTGGTCATGGCTATGTTGAAGAGCCCAGCTGAGCTTGATGCCTACGAGCTCAACAGTGCCATCAAG GGAGCTGGAACCGATGAAGCCTGTCTGATTGAGATTCTGTCTTCTCGCTCCAACGCTGAAATCAAGGAGATAAACCGCATTTACAAACAAG AATACAAGAAGACACTGGAGGATGCCATCAGCGGAGATACTTCAGGCCACTTCCGCAGGCTCCTGATCTCTCTCGCCCAG GGTAATCGTGACGAACGGTCTAATGTTGACATCTCTATGGCCAAACAAGATGCTCAG GCCCTGTATGCTGCTGGAGAAAACAAGCTGGGAACAGATGAGTCCAAATTCAATGCTATTTTGTGCGCCAGGAGCAAACCACATCTCAGAACAG tgtttctGGAGTACCAGCAGATGTGTGGAAGAGATATCGAGAAGAGCATTGGCAGGGAGATGTCTGGAGACCTCGAGAGTGGCATGCTGGCAGTGG TGAAGTGCATTAAGAACACAAATGCCTACTTTGCTGAGAGGCTCTACAAGTCCATGAAG GGAGCTGGGACCAAAGACACAACCCTGATCCGGATCATGGTGACTCGTTCTGAGGTTGACATGCTGGATATCCGCCAGGAGTATGTTAAAAACTACGGCAAAtcgctgtacacacacatctct GGAGACACATCAGGAGACTACAAGAAACTCCTACTGAAGCTGTGTGGGGGCAGTGACTGA